One Desulfovibrio fairfieldensis genomic window carries:
- a CDS encoding D-sedoheptulose 7-phosphate isomerase, with amino-acid sequence MKDSALEIIARHAQDGARLREEFFRARASDLREAALRAALCLAGGGKILLCGNGGSAADAQHLAAEFVNRFLMDRPALPALALSTDTSALTAIGNDLDFSQIFARQVEALGRKGDLLVGISTSGNSANVLAALQTARRTGLFTVGLTGQGGGGMAPLCHILLETPTRHTPLVQELHIAAGHLFCQLTDYYLFENVTALTPYFQSDQEQKD; translated from the coding sequence ATGAAAGACTCTGCCTTGGAGATCATAGCCCGCCATGCCCAGGACGGCGCGCGCCTGCGTGAAGAATTTTTCCGCGCGCGGGCTTCCGATCTGCGCGAGGCCGCCTTGCGCGCGGCCCTTTGCTTGGCCGGGGGCGGCAAGATTCTGCTCTGCGGCAACGGCGGCAGCGCGGCCGACGCCCAGCATCTGGCCGCCGAATTCGTGAACCGCTTTCTGATGGACCGCCCAGCCCTGCCGGCACTGGCCTTGAGCACGGATACATCGGCCCTGACCGCCATCGGCAATGATCTGGATTTCAGCCAGATTTTCGCGCGGCAGGTGGAGGCGTTGGGGCGCAAAGGCGATCTGCTGGTGGGCATTTCGACCTCCGGCAACAGCGCCAATGTGCTCGCGGCCCTGCAGACGGCCCGGCGGACCGGGCTGTTCACCGTGGGGCTCACGGGCCAGGGCGGCGGCGGAATGGCCCCGCTCTGCCATATCCTGCTGGAAACGCCCACGCGGCACACGCCGCTCGTTCAGGAGCTGCATATTGCCGCCGGACATCTTTTCTGCCAGCTCACTGATTATTATCTGTTTGAAAATGTTACGGCGCTTACGCCGTATTTCCAATCAGACCAGGAACAGAAGGATTGA
- a CDS encoding FmdB family zinc ribbon protein: MPIYEYSCEKCGREFEELVFDDAAPVCPHCGSRETHKLMSRCAHCTGGSDGGEYAAPSSGGGGGCAGCSGGNCASCGH, translated from the coding sequence ATGCCCATTTATGAGTACAGCTGCGAAAAATGCGGCCGGGAATTTGAGGAACTGGTTTTTGACGACGCCGCGCCCGTCTGCCCCCACTGCGGCTCGCGTGAAACGCACAAGCTCATGTCCCGTTGCGCCCATTGCACGGGCGGCAGCGACGGCGGCGAGTATGCCGCGCCGTCCTCCGGCGGAGGCGGCGGCTGCGCCGGATGCTCCGGCGGCAATTGCGCCAGTTGCGGGCATTAA
- the hemC gene encoding hydroxymethylbilane synthase: MRKHLVIATRGSRLALWQAEHVKSRLEAQDPGLTVSLNVIKTKGDIILDVPLSKVGGKGLFVKEIEEALLDGRADLAVHSIKDVPMVLPEGLILGCVPQREACTDCFLSVHYADPDALPQKAHVGTSSLRRQAQLLSMRPDLRISSLRGNVDTRLRKLQNGEYDAIILASAGLNRLGLSAPYMAPLDPERFLPAVGQGALGIECREDNYDLLVLLASLEDRATRVCVDAERGFLAGLEGGCQVPIAGHARLVDEETVSLKGLVAEVDGSLILRGEKNGNAADARALGLELAGELLNKGGRAILEKLYQQQ, from the coding sequence ATGCGCAAGCATCTCGTCATCGCCACCCGCGGCAGCCGTCTGGCTCTCTGGCAGGCCGAACATGTCAAAAGCCGCCTGGAAGCCCAGGATCCGGGGCTCACGGTTTCGCTCAACGTCATCAAAACAAAAGGCGACATCATTCTGGACGTGCCCCTCTCCAAAGTGGGCGGCAAGGGGCTGTTCGTGAAAGAAATTGAGGAAGCCCTGCTGGACGGGCGGGCGGATCTTGCCGTGCACAGCATCAAGGACGTGCCCATGGTCCTTCCGGAAGGACTGATTCTGGGCTGCGTGCCGCAGCGCGAGGCCTGCACCGACTGCTTCCTTTCCGTCCACTATGCCGACCCGGACGCCCTGCCGCAAAAGGCCCATGTGGGCACCAGCAGCCTGCGGCGGCAGGCACAGCTCTTGTCCATGCGGCCGGATCTGCGTATTTCCAGCCTGCGCGGCAATGTGGACACGCGCTTGCGCAAACTGCAGAATGGGGAATACGACGCCATCATCCTGGCCTCCGCCGGACTCAATCGTCTGGGGCTCAGTGCGCCGTACATGGCCCCTTTGGACCCCGAACGCTTTCTGCCCGCCGTGGGCCAGGGCGCGCTGGGCATTGAATGCCGCGAAGACAATTATGATCTGCTCGTCCTGCTGGCGAGCCTGGAAGATCGCGCCACCCGCGTCTGCGTGGATGCCGAGCGCGGCTTTCTGGCCGGACTGGAAGGCGGCTGCCAGGTGCCCATCGCCGGGCATGCCCGCCTTGTGGACGAGGAAACCGTCAGCCTCAAGGGACTGGTGGCCGAAGTGGACGGCAGCCTGATCCTGCGCGGCGAAAAAAACGGCAATGCCGCGGACGCCCGCGCCCTGGGCCTGGAACTGGCCGGGGAACTCCTGAACAAGGGCGGCCGCGCCATTTTGGAAAAACTTTACCAACAACAGTAA
- a CDS encoding Lon protease family protein — translation MPSITPLPTTRLHATFDPARIPWEDSRAIPLPRNGNSRKNPFQPRAMQALDLALQIRTAGYNIYLSGEADLGRSYMLLSYLRPQARKAPTPPDLVYVQNFADPDRPSLLALPAGQGKKFKQSLKETLENVGKELARRFEATTYVKQRAKLVDQFQNVRIGLLHKMNSVAVHKGFNLDMDENGGLTLYPLVEGKRLSEEEFERLDNTVRLNLKRRGDSLVQAMAGFMRQLNKAEESFHDDERDLERQAMAQVLDALLTPAQQRILKACPVPGLADYFAALREDILKNTESFLPRDGMPGQPGGEGHALPPMENIFYRYEVNLLVDNSGQNGAPIVVEDHPTAINLLGCVERESEMGALVTDFTLIKAGSLHKANGGFLVLHIEDLLQHPNAWEGLLRALRSNQARIEDTGDTPDTAIRTKGITPEPLALDLKVVLIGGEELYETLLVNDDRFAKLFRIKAHMADVTERNAENIRIYLSQIARIIEENKLRPFDRTALAWLVDLGSHLCEDQRRLSLKFPLLRELMIEAAALAEMRQLPLVSAAILEEAYAARTYRANLVEEIFMEEYDREMIKVRTSGSAVGQVNGLSVTWHGDFEFGLPHRISCTVGVGHEGIIDLEREAELGGPIHTKAMMILKSYLTDLFARKKPLVLSGSLYFEQSYAGIEGDSASGAELVALLSALADVPVRLDLAFTGAVSHSGQIMAVGGVTRKIEGFYKVCARHGLTGSQGVIIPRDNVDHLMLAPDVLTAVEKKQFAIYPVRRIEEALTLLTGLPAGRRRKSGGFTSGSLYDLADRRLERLGGYAQNAFRRPRKS, via the coding sequence ATGCCAAGCATCACACCTCTGCCCACCACCCGGCTGCATGCCACGTTTGATCCGGCCCGCATTCCCTGGGAGGACAGCCGGGCCATTCCGCTGCCGCGCAACGGCAACAGCCGCAAGAATCCCTTCCAGCCACGGGCTATGCAGGCTCTGGACTTGGCCCTGCAAATCCGCACAGCCGGTTACAACATCTATCTTTCCGGCGAAGCGGACCTCGGCCGCAGCTATATGCTGCTTTCCTATCTGCGGCCCCAGGCGCGCAAGGCTCCTACGCCGCCGGATCTGGTATATGTGCAGAACTTCGCGGACCCGGACCGTCCCAGCCTGCTGGCCCTGCCCGCCGGACAAGGTAAAAAGTTCAAGCAATCCCTGAAAGAAACGCTGGAAAACGTCGGCAAAGAGCTGGCCCGGCGTTTTGAGGCCACAACCTACGTCAAGCAGCGGGCCAAGCTGGTGGACCAGTTCCAGAACGTGCGCATCGGTCTTCTGCACAAGATGAACTCGGTGGCCGTGCATAAAGGTTTCAATCTGGACATGGACGAAAACGGCGGCCTGACCCTCTACCCTCTGGTGGAAGGCAAGCGCCTGAGCGAAGAGGAGTTCGAGCGCCTGGACAATACGGTGCGCCTCAACCTCAAGCGTCGTGGCGACAGTCTGGTGCAGGCCATGGCCGGTTTCATGCGCCAACTGAACAAGGCCGAGGAATCCTTTCACGACGATGAACGCGACCTGGAACGCCAAGCCATGGCCCAGGTGCTGGACGCCCTGCTCACTCCGGCGCAACAGCGCATCCTGAAGGCCTGCCCCGTGCCGGGGCTGGCGGACTATTTCGCGGCCCTGCGCGAAGATATCCTCAAAAACACCGAATCCTTTCTGCCGCGCGACGGCATGCCGGGACAGCCCGGCGGCGAAGGGCACGCCCTGCCGCCCATGGAAAACATTTTCTACCGCTACGAAGTCAACCTGCTGGTGGACAACAGCGGGCAGAACGGCGCGCCCATTGTGGTGGAGGACCACCCCACGGCGATCAATCTGCTGGGCTGCGTGGAACGTGAGTCGGAAATGGGCGCGCTGGTCACGGACTTCACCCTGATCAAGGCGGGCAGCCTGCACAAGGCCAACGGCGGCTTCCTGGTCCTGCACATTGAGGACCTTCTCCAGCATCCCAATGCCTGGGAAGGCCTGTTGCGCGCGCTGCGCTCCAATCAGGCGCGCATTGAGGACACCGGCGACACGCCGGATACGGCCATCCGCACCAAGGGCATCACTCCTGAACCCCTGGCGCTCGATCTCAAGGTGGTGCTGATCGGCGGCGAAGAACTTTACGAAACCCTGCTGGTCAATGACGACCGCTTTGCCAAGCTCTTCCGCATCAAGGCCCACATGGCCGACGTGACTGAGCGCAACGCCGAGAATATCCGTATTTATCTGAGCCAGATCGCCAGGATCATCGAGGAAAACAAGCTGCGGCCCTTTGACCGCACGGCTCTGGCCTGGCTGGTGGATCTGGGCTCGCATCTCTGCGAGGACCAGCGCCGCCTTTCACTTAAATTCCCCCTGTTACGCGAGCTGATGATCGAAGCGGCGGCCTTGGCCGAGATGCGCCAGTTGCCTCTGGTCAGCGCCGCCATTCTGGAAGAAGCCTATGCCGCGCGTACCTATCGCGCCAATCTGGTGGAAGAAATCTTCATGGAGGAATACGACCGCGAGATGATCAAGGTGCGTACCTCCGGCTCGGCCGTGGGGCAGGTCAACGGGCTTTCGGTCACCTGGCACGGCGACTTTGAATTCGGCCTGCCGCACCGTATTTCCTGCACAGTGGGCGTGGGGCACGAAGGCATCATCGACCTGGAGCGCGAGGCGGAACTGGGCGGCCCCATTCATACCAAGGCCATGATGATTCTGAAAAGCTATCTCACGGACCTTTTCGCCCGTAAAAAACCGCTGGTGCTTTCCGGTTCGCTCTATTTTGAACAGAGTTACGCCGGCATTGAAGGCGATTCGGCCTCGGGCGCGGAACTGGTGGCCCTGCTCTCGGCCCTGGCCGACGTGCCGGTGCGCCTGGATCTGGCCTTTACCGGCGCGGTGAGCCATTCCGGCCAGATCATGGCCGTGGGCGGAGTAACCCGCAAAATCGAGGGCTTTTACAAGGTTTGCGCCCGGCACGGGCTTACTGGCTCGCAGGGCGTCATCATCCCCCGCGACAATGTGGACCATTTGATGCTTGCGCCGGACGTGCTGACGGCGGTGGAGAAAAAACAGTTTGCCATTTATCCGGTACGCCGCATTGAAGAAGCGCTGACCTTGCTCACCGGCCTGCCCGCCGGACGGCGACGCAAAAGCGGCGGTTTTACGTCGGGCAGTCTGTATGATCTGGCGGACAGACGTCTGGAACGCCTGGGGGGATATGCGCAAAATGCCTTCCGCAGGCCCCGCAAAAGTTGA
- a CDS encoding TetR/AcrR family transcriptional regulator: MNKSKKEALLQAAKELFGECGYVETTFKKISDRAGVALGLLTHHYGNKEKLFLASGLDVLEHFLTKLREATADADSGFDAVMHFCKAYLDFSIDKNSNWLVLVRCSPYSDMKTKTDRDLMDSMFSQVHQLLETLIARGINDGSLARVDSRATAQVIISLMVGANRTQVLTPYALPSLYSDVLDFVARSIKA; encoded by the coding sequence ATGAACAAAAGCAAAAAAGAAGCATTGCTCCAGGCGGCCAAGGAGCTTTTCGGCGAATGCGGCTATGTGGAAACCACATTCAAGAAAATCTCCGACCGGGCTGGCGTGGCTCTGGGCCTTCTGACCCATCATTACGGAAATAAAGAAAAACTGTTTCTGGCCTCCGGGCTGGATGTGCTGGAGCACTTCCTGACCAAACTGCGCGAGGCCACCGCTGACGCGGATTCCGGTTTTGACGCCGTGATGCACTTCTGCAAAGCTTATCTTGATTTTTCCATCGATAAAAACTCCAACTGGCTGGTTCTGGTGCGCTGCTCGCCCTACAGCGACATGAAGACCAAGACCGACCGCGACCTGATGGACTCCATGTTCTCACAGGTCCATCAGTTGCTGGAAACACTCATCGCGCGCGGCATCAATGACGGCAGCCTGGCCAGGGTGGACAGCAGGGCCACGGCCCAGGTAATCATTTCGCTGATGGTCGGGGCCAACCGTACTCAGGTGCTGACCCCGTACGCCCTGCCCTCACTGTACAGCGACGTGCTGGACTTTGTGGCCCGCTCCATCAAAGCCTGA
- a CDS encoding sodium:solute symporter family protein, whose translation MLLDALIWIAYIAVFVWLARKGQGHDALTSGRVGFGIQAFAYVATYISAVALVGFGGLAYAYGLQMLLVAAGNVWLGTWIVYRFLAWPTRVCQRNLQARTPTQLLAKGHKSPFLGKALALLLAVFLGVYASAVIKGAALLLAQILPLPLWSLIWLVALLVGFAVFVGGLRGVLYTEAMQGLVMLLGICMLVWAVFSKVGGPIQGIADLAQLAPTAQANEGFLALSSGEQGWFIISLVVVTSIAVWAQPQMIQRHFALNSAKQVNKITPLAMLVLTVLVGGAYFVASLSRLILPEVASPDDVMPTLVKMLLPNVGLQIFVLAIVSASLSTATAIFHIAVSAIAEDLPGRKASRSMWLLGIAFCVLLSGGCAQIKGQLIALLCTTSWSIVGATVLVAYVALVRFGKRSSLAAWISCVAGFTSCMLWYLLAHKSFALTPLLWEQAALIPPFFVGFAFSLAGWLLGWALDREGRKASSFWPAASA comes from the coding sequence ATGCTGCTTGATGCCCTGATATGGATCGCCTACATCGCTGTTTTTGTCTGGCTGGCCCGCAAAGGCCAAGGGCATGACGCCCTGACTTCGGGTCGCGTGGGCTTCGGCATTCAGGCCTTTGCCTACGTGGCGACCTACATTTCTGCCGTGGCTCTGGTGGGCTTCGGCGGTCTGGCCTATGCCTACGGCCTGCAAATGCTCCTGGTGGCCGCAGGCAACGTCTGGCTGGGCACCTGGATCGTATACCGTTTTCTGGCCTGGCCCACCCGGGTCTGCCAGCGCAACCTCCAGGCCCGCACTCCCACCCAGCTCCTGGCAAAAGGGCACAAAAGCCCGTTTCTGGGCAAAGCGCTGGCTCTGCTCCTCGCGGTCTTTCTGGGCGTCTATGCTTCGGCGGTCATCAAGGGCGCGGCCCTGTTGCTGGCCCAGATTCTGCCGCTGCCGCTCTGGTCCCTGATCTGGCTGGTGGCCCTGCTGGTGGGCTTCGCCGTCTTTGTGGGCGGGCTGCGCGGCGTGCTCTACACCGAAGCCATGCAAGGCCTTGTTATGCTGCTGGGCATCTGCATGCTGGTCTGGGCCGTGTTCAGTAAAGTAGGCGGCCCCATCCAGGGCATTGCCGATCTGGCCCAGCTGGCTCCCACGGCCCAGGCCAATGAAGGGTTCCTGGCCCTGTCCAGCGGCGAACAAGGCTGGTTCATCATTTCCCTGGTGGTGGTGACCTCCATTGCCGTCTGGGCCCAGCCGCAGATGATCCAGCGCCATTTCGCCCTGAATTCGGCGAAGCAGGTCAACAAAATCACGCCTCTGGCCATGCTGGTGCTTACCGTGCTGGTGGGCGGAGCCTACTTCGTGGCCTCGCTTTCCCGCCTGATCCTGCCGGAAGTGGCCTCGCCGGATGACGTGATGCCCACTCTGGTCAAAATGCTGCTGCCCAACGTGGGCCTGCAGATTTTTGTGCTGGCTATTGTCTCGGCCTCGCTTTCCACGGCCACGGCCATCTTTCATATCGCCGTCTCGGCCATTGCCGAGGATCTGCCGGGGCGCAAGGCCTCGCGCTCCATGTGGCTGCTGGGTATCGCCTTCTGCGTGCTGCTGTCCGGGGGCTGCGCCCAGATCAAGGGCCAGCTCATCGCCCTGCTCTGCACCACCAGCTGGAGCATCGTGGGCGCCACTGTTCTGGTGGCCTACGTGGCCCTGGTGCGCTTCGGCAAGCGCAGCTCCCTGGCTGCCTGGATAAGCTGCGTGGCGGGCTTCACCAGCTGCATGCTCTGGTATCTGCTGGCGCACAAAAGTTTCGCGCTGACCCCCCTGCTCTGGGAACAGGCCGCGCTGATTCCGCCTTTCTTTGTGGGTTTCGCCTTCTCCCTGGCCGGCTGGCTGCTGGGCTGGGCCCTGGACAGAGAAGGCCGCAAGGCCTCATCTTTCTGGCCCGCGGCAAGCGCCTGA
- a CDS encoding DNA-methyltransferase has protein sequence MVMDFSSGNVTLFHGDALRVLTTLTDASVDAVLTDPPYSSGGQSMSARQADPAQKYQQSGTKRQYPPMLGDNKDQRSWTLWSTLWLSECWRIAQDGAPLMVFTDWRQLPALTDAVQAAGWAWRGIVAWDKRSTRPQIGKFRQQCEYVVFATKGRFIAHTRVCLPGVFSCPVIAARKLHLTSKPVTLIEDLLAVTAPGATILDPFMGGGSVGEGCIRTGRGYVGVELSREYFEISRARLETLHSERG, from the coding sequence ATGGTTATGGATTTTTCATCGGGCAACGTTACTCTGTTTCACGGGGATGCCTTGCGCGTTCTCACGACCCTGACGGACGCCAGTGTGGACGCGGTGCTGACTGATCCGCCGTATTCCAGCGGCGGACAGTCCATGTCGGCCCGCCAAGCGGACCCGGCGCAGAAATATCAACAGAGCGGCACAAAGCGTCAGTATCCGCCCATGCTGGGCGATAACAAGGATCAGCGGAGCTGGACCTTGTGGTCCACGCTCTGGCTTTCGGAGTGCTGGCGTATCGCCCAGGACGGCGCGCCACTCATGGTGTTTACCGACTGGCGACAACTCCCGGCCCTGACGGATGCCGTGCAGGCGGCGGGCTGGGCCTGGCGCGGCATCGTGGCTTGGGACAAACGGAGCACCCGGCCGCAAATCGGCAAATTTCGACAACAGTGTGAATATGTGGTTTTTGCCACCAAGGGGCGTTTTATCGCCCATACACGGGTCTGCCTGCCAGGGGTGTTCTCCTGCCCGGTGATCGCGGCGCGGAAGCTCCACCTGACCAGTAAGCCGGTGACGCTGATTGAGGACTTGCTGGCCGTGACAGCGCCGGGCGCAACCATCCTTGATCCGTTCATGGGCGGCGGCAGCGTGGGCGAGGGGTGTATCAGGACAGGCCGCGGCTATGTCGGCGTGGAGTTGTCGCGGGAGTATTTTGAGATCAGCCGGGCGCGGCTGGAAACTCTGCACTCCGAACGCGGATAA
- a CDS encoding DNA cytosine methyltransferase, with product MLKVGSLFSGAGLCDLGLTWAGFEHQWFCEIDPFCRAILARHWPDTLIYNDVSGLKGTDLPPVDVLCGGFPCQDVSSAGGRAGIKQGTRSGLWYEYARIIGEIRPRYVIIENVRGLLSRGIEIVLRDLAALGYDAEWEVLPAAALGAPHHRERVFIVAYPHGRLSDGGHRLLSPLQGNLGNVNQSPQLFAWLGLRIDRARKASALEVYPGPVLYRVDDGRLCGLDGTGRPQPGHAHKIGRVDTATARAWVPRLKALGNGITPRQSYAVAACILQAEGLPVPPRP from the coding sequence TTGCTGAAAGTAGGCAGTCTGTTCAGCGGGGCCGGTCTGTGTGACCTGGGCCTCACCTGGGCGGGCTTTGAACATCAATGGTTTTGCGAGATCGACCCGTTCTGCCGGGCCATCCTCGCCAGGCACTGGCCGGACACCCTCATATATAATGACGTGTCCGGCCTCAAAGGAACAGATCTGCCGCCGGTGGACGTGTTGTGCGGTGGTTTTCCATGTCAGGACGTCAGCAGCGCGGGCGGCCGCGCGGGTATCAAGCAAGGGACAAGGAGCGGTTTGTGGTATGAGTATGCGCGGATTATCGGGGAAATCCGGCCCCGTTACGTCATCATTGAAAACGTGCGGGGCCTGCTCTCCCGCGGTATTGAGATCGTCCTGCGGGATCTGGCCGCGCTCGGGTACGATGCGGAATGGGAAGTGCTGCCCGCAGCCGCCCTTGGTGCCCCGCACCATCGGGAGCGGGTATTCATTGTTGCCTACCCCCACGGTCGCCTGTCTGACGGAGGGCATCGGTTGCTGTCTCCGCTCCAGGGAAACCTGGGAAACGTCAACCAATCTCCGCAGCTTTTTGCTTGGCTGGGCCTGCGGATTGACCGGGCGCGAAAAGCGTCCGCCCTGGAAGTCTATCCCGGCCCCGTCCTTTATCGAGTGGATGATGGGCGTCTCTGCGGGCTGGACGGAACCGGACGGCCCCAGCCTGGTCACGCCCATAAAATCGGCCGGGTAGATACGGCCACAGCGCGGGCATGGGTGCCGCGCCTCAAAGCTCTGGGCAACGGCATAACCCCGCGGCAGTCCTATGCCGTCGCGGCCTGCATCCTTCAGGCCGAGGGCCTGCCCGTGCCGCCCAGGCCGTAA
- a CDS encoding Com family DNA-binding transcriptional regulator, whose protein sequence is MQKDKREEIRCCHCGKLLAKGQAREMEFKCPPLRGFHHREGRAPRLRAAGRPATE, encoded by the coding sequence ATGCAAAAGGACAAGCGCGAAGAAATCAGATGTTGCCATTGCGGCAAACTCCTGGCCAAAGGCCAGGCCAGAGAAATGGAATTCAAATGCCCCCCGCTGCGGGGCTTTCACCATCGTGAGGGCCGAGCGCCCCGACTCCGAGCCGCCGGACGGCCTGCCACGGAGTAA
- a CDS encoding tyrosine-type recombinase/integrase, translating to MPVVCLKYKRKPWVVKYREPWSGRPRQRAFAAEAEARAFEDAQASLYERERAIIKAVRRRRAQGRPASPTIADMLDRYLGSLGNPSTRAASAYHLRLFADIYGQRKAHCLTLEDVGAFLTLQQQRGVSKSTACRRMGIVRAAYHWAARWGLLPTNPLAGLQLASPAPQTPDPPTAREARMLYATAAPHVQRVIALGMATGARIGPSELFRLRWTDIDTRGAVLRMPNAAKGARAEAREVPLRQDVLRLLRRWEAEDAALGCPWVIHYRGRPVRSISRAWHNTLRRAGIERRIRPYDLRHAFASRALDHDADLKCVAEVMGHSDEKMIVRFYRHTSAKQRRKAVNAAPSLGLE from the coding sequence ATGCCTGTTGTGTGCCTGAAGTACAAACGCAAGCCCTGGGTGGTCAAATACCGCGAGCCGTGGAGCGGCAGGCCTCGCCAGCGGGCTTTTGCGGCCGAGGCCGAGGCCCGCGCTTTTGAGGATGCCCAGGCATCGCTCTATGAGCGGGAGCGGGCCATCATCAAGGCCGTGCGGCGGCGGAGAGCCCAGGGCCGCCCGGCGAGTCCCACGATTGCGGATATGCTGGATCGTTATCTGGGCAGCCTGGGCAATCCGTCCACTAGGGCCGCCAGCGCGTATCATCTGCGGCTGTTTGCGGACATCTACGGCCAGCGCAAGGCCCACTGTCTGACTTTGGAGGACGTGGGGGCGTTTCTCACGTTGCAGCAGCAGCGCGGCGTGAGCAAAAGCACAGCCTGCCGCCGCATGGGCATCGTCCGGGCCGCCTATCACTGGGCGGCCCGCTGGGGCTTGCTGCCCACCAATCCACTGGCGGGCCTGCAACTGGCCAGCCCCGCGCCGCAGACACCGGACCCGCCCACGGCCCGTGAAGCTCGGATGCTTTATGCGACGGCCGCGCCGCATGTGCAGCGGGTGATCGCCCTGGGCATGGCCACCGGCGCGCGTATCGGCCCCAGTGAGCTTTTTCGGCTCCGCTGGACGGATATCGATACGCGCGGAGCCGTGCTACGCATGCCTAATGCGGCCAAGGGCGCACGGGCCGAGGCCCGTGAGGTGCCCTTGCGGCAGGATGTTCTGCGCCTGCTGCGGCGCTGGGAAGCGGAGGACGCTGCCCTAGGCTGTCCATGGGTCATCCACTACAGAGGACGCCCCGTGCGCAGTATCAGCCGAGCTTGGCACAATACCCTGCGCCGGGCGGGCATTGAGCGGCGCATCCGGCCCTATGACCTGCGCCACGCTTTCGCCAGCCGGGCTCTGGATCATGATGCGGACCTTAAATGCGTGGCCGAGGTCATGGGGCACAGCGATGAAAAAATGATTGTGAGATTTTATCGCCATACCAGCGCCAAGCAGCGTCGCAAGGCGGTAAACGCGGCCCCGTCGCTGGGGCTGGAGTAG
- a CDS encoding YmfQ family protein produces the protein MSDYLEQFFALQPPGRALPADPESVWGRLLDALAQEPARIDSRADDLTRESDPRQAIELLPDWERVCGLPGDCPISWDSSLQARRAAVVAQLTGMGGQTAAFYKNLAALLDLEIESTEYKPFISGISRCGDRLNGPYDVRFCWSVVVKGQRVTRFRCGQSVCGERLLDFARREDLECLIRLYAPAHVVVIIGYEEQSTGKIA, from the coding sequence ATGTCTGACTATCTTGAGCAGTTTTTCGCCCTGCAGCCGCCGGGCCGGGCGCTGCCCGCTGATCCGGAAAGCGTCTGGGGCCGCTTGCTGGACGCCCTGGCCCAGGAGCCGGCCCGTATCGACTCCCGCGCGGATGATTTGACGCGCGAGTCCGATCCACGCCAGGCAATCGAGCTTTTGCCGGACTGGGAACGGGTCTGCGGCCTGCCCGGAGACTGCCCCATATCCTGGGACAGTTCACTTCAAGCCCGGCGCGCCGCAGTGGTGGCCCAGCTCACCGGCATGGGCGGCCAGACAGCCGCTTTTTACAAAAATCTTGCCGCCCTGCTGGACCTGGAAATCGAGAGCACGGAGTACAAACCCTTTATTAGCGGAATTTCACGTTGCGGCGACCGTCTCAACGGCCCGTACGACGTGCGGTTTTGCTGGTCAGTGGTCGTCAAGGGACAGCGCGTCACCCGCTTTCGTTGTGGTCAATCGGTCTGCGGAGAGCGTCTGCTGGACTTCGCGCGGCGCGAGGATCTGGAGTGCCTGATCCGCCTTTACGCCCCGGCGCATGTGGTGGTCATTATCGGATACGAAGAACAATCAACGGGGAAAATTGCATGA